One window from the genome of Osmerus eperlanus chromosome 3, fOsmEpe2.1, whole genome shotgun sequence encodes:
- the ube2g2 gene encoding ubiquitin-conjugating enzyme E2 G2, which yields MAGTALKRLMAEYKQLTLNPPEGIVAGPANEENFFEWEALIMGPEDTCFEGGVFPAILSFPSDYPLSPPKMRFTCEMFHPNIYPDGRVCISILHAPGDDPMGYESSAERWSPVQSVEKILLSVVSMLAEPNDESGANVDASKMWREDREQFYSLAQQIVRKSLGL from the exons ATGGCTGGCACGGCGTTGAAGAGACTGATGGCTGAGTATAAGC AGCTGACATTGAATCCACCAGAGGGGATTGTTGCTG gTCCGGCAAATGAAGAAAACTTCTTTGAATGGGAGGCACTCATTAT GGGTCCTGAAGACACCTGCTTTGAGGGTGGGGTGTTTCCTGCCATCCTGAGCTTCCCCTCAGAttaccccctcagcccccccaagATGAGGTTCACCTGCGAGATGTTCCACCCCAACA TCTACCCAGATGGCCGCGTATGTATCTCCATCCTGCACGCTCCCGGTGACGACCCCATGGGCTACGAGAGCAGCGCAGAGAGGTGGAGCCCCGTGCAGAGCGTCGAGAAGATCCTCCTCTCTGTAGTCAGCATGctagcag AGCCCAACGATGAGAGCGGAGCCAACGTGGACGCCTCCAAGATGTGGCGCGAGGACAGAGAACAGTTCTACAGCCTGGCCCAACAGATCGTCCGCAAGTCGCTGGGCCTCTAA
- the LOC134016359 gene encoding thrombospondin-type laminin G domain and EAR repeat-containing protein-like, with amino-acid sequence MSVLQLACLLVCLGAPGDQAGLWRPCTDLLPLDFLSRVLPRAGEAPLSEVRMVQSRGARGLQLAGAQSAPSFPASQIFNNCDFFPGEFSIVVTFKIPRLTNKRNEYIFSLVEEDSDGLLLGLRVSQEKLHFLYQGATGRKRVTFKAVSLAENQWHTLVLAVTGRYATLTVDCGMALELVQEQPFPTTLRTSNSRFYIGNRRRWKGRFSGLLRQLVLLPGSDATSRVCPSSDPRLAELSIPEALLTLPIASSGNNSLYPYEAEVRVTLGIQPPCSKTEQGQLWFDTLNRGLFMCDGTAWQPLLQEKMRLDYVEDYQDLYTRSETFDIEVFQIPSVGLFMATANRQSRPGSGIYKWVDGKFELYQNISTFEARAWKYFTIDNKMFLAVANSMGRTEGEQELSIIYKWSPRKLKFLRHQTLETHSALDWEAFSINNQSFLVVANHRRGEDNNHNINSVIYRWNPGTKVFEVNQTLLTSGAYDWEFFTVGPYHFLVVANTFNGVSTHIKSTIYIWLRGMFQPFQHITTMGATDWEMFQIGGRYFLAVANGQMLDHRGPSLYTINSTIYELNMITQTFIKFQDIVTNSAVDWEFFTIGEEKFLVVANSHDGNSYSLNSVIYRWQGYEGFVPIHSLPTIGCRDWEFFNSTEGSFLVYSSATTSLSKVFKLKTY; translated from the exons ATGTCTGTCCTGCAGTTGGCCTGTCTGCTCGTCTGCCTCGGGGCACCTGGGGATCAGGCTGGGCTGTGGAGACCATGCACAG ATCTGTTACCTCTGGACTTCCTGTCGCGGGTGCTACCAAGGGCAGGGGAGGCCCCCCTCAGTGAGGTCCGCATGGTACAATCAAGGGGGGCCCGGGGCCTCCAGCTGGCTGGGGCCCAGTCAGCACCCAGTTTCCCTGCCTCCCAGATCTTCAACAACTGTGACTTTTTCCCAGGAGAGTTCTCTATCGTGGTCACATTCAAGATCCCACGCTTGACTaacaag AGGAACGAATACATCTTCTCCCTGGTAGAGGAAGACTCTGATGGGCTACTGCTAGGACTGCGTGTCTCCCAGGAGAAACTTCACTTCCTGTACCAGGGTGCTACGGGCAGGAAGCGGGTCACCTTCAAAGCAGTCAGTCTGGCAGAAAACCAGTGGCACACACTGGTGCTTGCTGTGACTGGGCGATATGCCACTCTGACTGTGGACTGTGGAATGGCTCTGGAGCT GGTCCAGGAACAGCCCTTCCCCACAACACTAAGAACCTCCAACTCCAGGTTTTACATTGGCAACAGGAGGCGATGGAAAGGACGTTTCTCT GGTCTGCTGCGACAGCTGGTTCTGTTGCCAGGATCTGATGCCACCTCGAGGGTGTGCCCCTCCTCAGACCCCCGCCTGGCAGAGCTCTCCATTCCCGaggccctgctcaccctgcccaTCGCATCTTCAGGGAACAACAGTCTCTACCCCTATG AGGCGGAGGTGCGTGTGACCTTGGGGATCCAGCCCCCGTGTTCCAAGACGGAGCAGGGTCAGCTGTGGTTCGACACCCTGAACAGAGGTCTGTTCATGTGTGACGGCACAGCCTGGCAACCTCTCCTACAAG AGAAAATGCGTCTGGATTACGTGGAGGACTACCAGGACCTCTACACCAGGTCAGAGACCTTTGACATTGAGGTGTTCCAGATCCCCTCGGTGGGACTGTTCATGGCTACAGCGAACCGTCAGTCCAGGCCCGGCTCTGGGATCTATAAGTGGGTGGATGGAAAGTTTGAGCTTTACCAGAACATCAGCACCTTTGAGGCCCGGGCTTGGAAGTACTTCACCATAGacaacaag ATGTTCCTGGCTGTGGCTAACTCCATGGGGAGAactgagggggagcaggagctgTCCATCATCTACAAGTGGAGTCCCAGGAAACTGAAGTTCCTGAGGCACCAGACCCTGGAGACTCACAGCGCCCTAGACTGGGAAGCCTTCAGCATAAACAATCAATCCTTCCTGGTTGTGGCCAATCACAGACGAG GAGaggacaacaaccacaacataaACAGTGTGATCTACAGGTGGAACCCGGGCACCAAGGTGTTTGAGGTGAACCAGACCCTGCTGACATCCGGGGCCTACGACTGGGAGTTCTTCACTGTGGGACCCTACCACTTCCTGGTGGTGGCCAACACTTTCAACGGAGTCTCCACACACATCAAGTCCACCATCTACATCTGGCTTAGGGGCATGTTCCAGCCTTTTCAGCACATCACG ACCATGGGGGCAACAGACTGGGAAATGTTTCAGATCGGAGGCAGGTACTTCCTGGCTGTAGCCAATGGACAGATGCTGGACCATAGAGGACCCAGCCTCTACACCATCAACTCCACCATCTACGAACTCAACATGATAACACAGACATTCATCAAGTTCCAAGACATTGTAACCAACAG TGCTGTGGACTGGGAGTTCTTCACTATAGGAGAGGAGAAGTTCCTTGTGGTGGCCAACTCTCACGACGGCAACTCCTACTCTCTGAACAGTGTTATATACAG ATGGCAGGGCTATGAGGGGTTTGTGCCCATCCACAGCCTTCCTACCATTGGCTGCAGGGACTGGGAGTTCTTCAACTCAACTGAGGGTTCCTTCCTGGTCTACTCCAGTGCCACCACTTCCCTGTCTAAAGTCTTCAAACTCAAGACCTACTGA
- the si:dkey-230p4.1 gene encoding rootletin, translating to MESRFLLGLQEEKAELRVEVSRLQNELAESHAEREELESRARALTDRLTQSLDPPLTLSLRLESEQREWRRKLREGREREARQALLIHKLQNKVVEYRDRCQGLEQRVKSEEKELLKRERRIRDEHSDSLESALIRLEEEQQRSVSMVQMNALLREQLGQLGQINEALREDLCKLTTDWSKAVEEAGQRQSEWQKENERLTGHIGEEQARLMALWGEVVTLRRHCHTVKTATDRDLWQLRAEFTRLSSSLLSHCGSVEVLHPSGPLCSTFVMRSPRASRLAPLFSSTLGPALSLQELDPWHQGHRDPAGETRERELSELTLHHEAEVQQLKDRISELSTSLQAHEEERAELEEEMRVEERKKAEEEQGRERERENLREAERTLESVSQATLRLARVLSAQSEGGPASAARSDGRDLSSLLAILAQAETALHCRHQQAQGAEVILKRLGEERAVLQQRVTQLASDTEELHTHNLNTAQELTHTRDMLASEREMVASLKSQVEEAERRGEELKKEGERLRREREREEERKRQVESERQKRVEADLRESAQLGERERSSRMELHRLQVALEREQLDRERAEEEAADAKDALVKARESVLALSSSQTLLQREVAEGRDALEKMAAMNEGLARDKRELNAHALQAELEMAELQNQLQTLESEAGTLRRELKSCSQQTAELRSQREAGQDCLQRLRERERELERELETIREEKERKGASLVEERDQARTQLKELSAQHSAVCGELRGVQAEQARATELQKRAEREREELVRLNQHLEERVSALEREKNILEQDIDELRELTVSQQQQLSLAQKQASGLEVTNNQLQVQLHTLLQTKEVLTGEIQCLKGELERGLNQNVEDRMKEREEREKGARERETGLAEVERLERQLEEMMEKQRITEEERKEERQGWQRERVALSSELGQRDGEVVALKNRMDGLEKEKEEVLALLEERAAEMETLQTKLTSELRITEYRMREVKEEGERWKERAEELERERDRLLQKLRDREERETEQLKTIRREKDKFVDLLRLREGEIRVKEEEITELKGRIRSVEEDRDNIESEVKTMEALKGNLSALEEENSKLREKERERRKEEEKRRRSRETEQREREERLRGELGQRDKEAQALWDKMEGVERVRQETSALLEERAAEMERLQTKLTSELRITEHRMREVKEEGERWKGSAEELERERDRLLQRLRDREERESEQLKTIRREKEKMAEQLRKEQATVRNRDEEAAELNDRILSLEGERENLEEELKKMGMLENKMATVETENLLLREKERERSKEERSRERRETEAKEREARLTAELKERDGQLEVLTVGVSVVEEERDEMKREVEKREASLERHLSALRDREEEVERLQGSLRRGEEETEERLRQGEEEVGELRARLQALELSEKQLSALLRETEGALERERSEHKEAEDQLASKSRELSKAREEREREKERESELKEMKESLEDEVKEWQDRAEERRREMAKLSQLLVEKDEEVEDLRARLEEGYGERDRQKEALRRGEEERRSLNAELRKEQVEGQRLRTRLEELQRGQQALAEERGTRMERLGARVRELEEERDHLSVEVMRKEREAGTLKDEISREKREKDKSSASLRRVEEELRGAKESNEVMGLKLETMKDQGSEVSRLRERWRQEVQEKEAENQKMRLGLKAGLQEMSNLKELLEESHREGERLRGLLQERRDEVVRSREESLRAARGEVEELRSRTRTVELERRELERRLRLKEAEAAEALGAKEMLEKCREAKEELRARLEEKEAEIEEVLAEKELVVQRHRVQEEKLKAREVEVGLKDEELKEALGEKERVEEDLRGMQDREMEHTRTIARLDVLEEQRMELSSLAAERIKDAEELKERLREAEGERKARERDVERLQQKMEELARGEEEKLQQKERGMEILTKRMKEKEREFEQMKERVLEGQKRREDLQQAEQESLRRMELMTNILREKESELERVRENACKGERERQQLQELLDEQKREMFELRKRIESTERGETDGDRGLRERVDLRGGRTNGGGFKGEVWEEAGHRPPESEGELAVLRERVSSLLLEREETNHLLSERETEFYTLTQRAEELGKDRDRVRVALEKTEAALIGYQEKAHQQNQSKSAGTSSPQGIRQGEGSGSDPAVQDRLGVMQRAVAQLEVDQRQLQKRNNQLEQRTERLRAERQHLREALTQVEEERGRVHHQLSQLQAGSSRSPRTQESRGLDRPEGEELEHLRTRVKELDDQVHHLRLTLAMDHHQRAQFLQRSSRNSQWLVSLRQDLSDSLAMVSRQPIPSVLENETQRLDRSLKEEELRLSLSQS from the exons ATGGAGTCAAGGTTTTTGCTTGGCTTGCAAGAGGAGAAGGCTGagctgagggtggaggtgtcccGTCTGCAGAACGAGCTGGCGGAGAGTCATGCTGAGAGGGAGGAGCTGGAGTCCAGGGCTCGAGCGCTGACCGACCGG CTGACCCAGTCGCTGGACCCgcccctgaccctgtctctgcGCCTGGAGAGTGAGCAGcgtgagtggaggaggaagctgagggagggcagggagagggaggccaggCAGGCCCTGCTCATCCACAAACTACAGAACAAG GTGGTGGAGTACCGTGACCGCTGCCAGGGCCTGGAGCAGAGGGTGAAGTCTGAGGAGAAAGAGCTGCTGAAGAGAGAG AGGAGGATTAGGGATGAGCACAGTGACTCTCTGGAGAGCGCCCTCATTCGGCTggaggaggaacagcagag GAGTGTGAGTATGGTGCAGATGAACGCCCTCCTTCGTGAGCAGCTCGGCCAATTGGGGCAGATCAACGAGGCGCTCAGGGAGGACTTGTGCAAGCTGACCACTGACTGGTCGAAAGCAGTGGAGGAGGCGGGACAGAGGCAGTCTGAGTGGCAGAAAGAGAACGAG CGTCTGACGGGTCACATTGGTGAGGAGCAGGCTCGTCTGATGGCCCTGTGGGGGGAAGTGGTCACCCTGCGACGCCACTGTCACACTGTCAAGACTGCTACTGACAG GGACCTGTGGCAGCTGAGGGCGGAGTTCACccgtctgtcctcctctctgctctcccactGTGGCTCAGTGGAGGTCCTGCATCCCAGCGGCCCCCTGTGCAGCACCTTCGTCATGAGGAGCCCCCGGGCGTCCCGCCTAgctcccctgttctcctccaccctgggccctgctctctccttgCAGGAGCTGGATCCCTGGCACCAGGGGCACAGGGACCCAGCGGGGGagacgagggagagggagctctCTGAGCTGACCCTCCACCATGAGGCTGAAGTTCAGCAGCTGAAAGACAG AATCTCCGAgctgtccacctccctccaggcccatgaggaggagagggcagagctggaggaggagatgcgagtggaggagaggaagaaagcagaggaggagcaggggagagagagggagcgggagaacctgagggaggcagagagaaccctggagtcagtcagtcaagcCACACTCAGACTG GCCAGGGTTCTGAGCGCCCAGTCTGAAGGAGGCCCGGCCAGCGCTGCACGTTCTGACGGTCGCGACCTGTCCTCCCTACTGGCTATCCTTGCCCAGGCGGAGACTGCTCTGCACTGCAGACACCAACAAGCACAG GGGGCGGAGGTGATTCtgaagaggctgggggaggagagagctgtGCTCCAGCAGAGAGTCACACAACTAGCGTCTGACACAgaggagctacacacacacaacctgaacaCAGCTCaggagctcacacacacccggGACATGCTCGCGAG tGAGAGGGAGATGGTTGCGTCCCTGAAGAGCCAGGtggaggaagcagagagacgaggggaggagctgaagaaggagggcgagagactgaggcgggagagagagagggaggaggagaggaagagacaggtggagagcgagagacagaaacG TGTGGAGGCAGACCTGCGGGAGAGCGCCCagcttggggagagagagaggagcagccgCATGGAGCTGCACCGCCTCCAGGTGgcgctggagagagagcagctggaccGGGAACGCGCAGAGGAAGAAGCCGCTGATGCCAAAGACGCTCTTGTCAAG GCCAGGGAGTCAGTgctggccctgtcctccagtcAGACTCTGCTGCAGCGCGAGGTGGCCGAGGGCCGtgacgccctggagaagatggccgccatgaaCGAGGGTCTGGCCAGGGACAAGAGGGAGCTGAACGCCCACGCTCTGCAG gCTGAGCTAGAGATGGCTGAGCTCCAGAACCAGCTCCAGACTCTGGAATCAGAGGCGGGGACCCTTCGCAGAGAGCTCAAGAGCTGCTCACAGCAGACTGCTGAGTTAAG gagccagagagaggcaggccagGATTGTCtccagaggctgagagagagagagagggaactggAAAGAGAGTTGGAGACCAtacgagaggagaaggagaggaagggtgcctcgctggtggaggagagagatcaagCAAGGACACAACTGAAGGAG CTGTCGGCACAGCACAGTGCAGTTTGTGGGGAGCTGCGTGGTGTGCAAGCTGAGCAGGCCCGAGCGACGGAGCTGCAGAAGAGGGCCGAGAGAGAGCGGGAAGAGCTTGTGAGGCTGAACCAGCATCTGGAGGAAAGGGTGTCggcgctggagagagagaagaacattCTGGAGCAGGACATTGATGAACTCAG GGAGCTGACGgtctcccagcagcagcagctgagcCTGGCCCAGAAGCAGGCCTCGGGGCTGGAGGTCACGAACAACCAGCTCCAGGTCCagctccacaccctcctccagaccAAGGAGGTGCTGACAG GAGAGATACAATGTCTGAAGGGAGAGCTGGAAAGAGGGTTGAACCAGAATGTGGAGGACAGGATGaaagaaagggaagagagagagaagggggccagagaaagggagaccgGGCTGGCCGaggtggagaggctggagagacagttggaggagatgatggagaaACAACGAATaaccgaggaggagaggaaggaggaaaggcaaggatggcagagagagagagtggcgctGAGCTCAGAGCTCGGGCAGAGGGACGGAGAGGTGGTGGCGTTAAAAAACAGGATGGATGgattggagaaagagaaagaggaggtgtTAGCCttgctggaggagagagcggCAGAGATGGAGACGCTGCAGACCAAACTGACCTCTGAGCTGAGGATCACAGAATACAGGatgagggaggtgaaggaggagggggaaagatggaaggagagagcagaggagctggagagggagagagacagactgctgCAGAAGCtcagggatagagaggagagggagactgaaCAATTGAAGACGAtcagaagagagaaagacaagtttGTAGACCTACTAAGACTGCGAGAAGGAGAAATCAGAGTGAAGGAAGAAGAAATAACTGAGTTGAAAGGTAGAATTCGATCAGTAGAGGAAGATAGAGATAATATAGAGTCAGAAGTGAAGACGATGGAGGCACTGAAAGGGAATCTCTCTGCCTTAGAGGAGGAGAACTCCAAactcagggagaaagagagggagcgacgcaaagaggaggagaagaggagaagaagcagGGAGACGGAACAGAGAGAGCGCGAGGAGAGACTGCGAGGAGAGCTGGGACAGAGGGATAAAGAGGCCCAAGCACTCTGGGACaagatggagggggtggagagagtgaggcaggAGACGTCTGCCTTGCTGGAAGAGAGAGCGGCGGAGATGGAGAGACTGCAGACCAAACTGACCTCGGAGCTGAGGATCACAGAGCACAGGatgagggaggtgaaggaggagggggaaagatgGAAGGGGAGcgcagaggagctggagagggagagagacagactgctgCAGAGGCtcagggatagagaggagagggagagtgagcagTTGAAGACGatcagaagagagaaggagaagatggCTGAACAGCTGAGAAAAGAGCAGGCCACGGTACGAAACAGAGATGAGGAAGCAGCAGAGCTGAATGACCGAATACTCtcgctggagggagagagggagaatctgGAGGAAGAGCTGAAGAAGATGGGAATGCTGGAGAATAAGATGGCCACCGTTGAGACGGAGAACTTGTTGCTGAgggagaaggagcgagagaggagcaaggaggagaggagcagagagaggagggagacggaagcgaaggagagagaagcgCGTCTGACAGCGGAGctgaaggagagggatggacagcTGGAGGTCTTGACAGTCGGGGTGAGCgtcgtggaggaagagagggatgagatgaagagagaggtggagaaacgAGAGGCGAGCCTGGAGAGACACCTGAGTGcactgagagacagggaggaggaggtggagaggctgCAGGGGAGCCTgcgcaggggggaggaggagaccgaGGAGAGGCTtcggcagggggaggaggaggtgggggagctgAGGGCCAGGCTACAGGCTCTGGAGCTGTCGGAGAAGCAGCTGTCGGCTCTTCTGAGGGAGACGGAGGgtgccctggagagagagaggagcgagcaCAAGGAGGCAGAGGACCAACTGGCTTCCAAGAGCAGGGAGCTAAGCAaggccagggaggagagggagagggagaaggagagggagagcgagctgAAGGAAATGAAGGAGAGTCTCGAGGACGAGGTGAAGGAGTGGCAAGACCGGGCCGAGGaacggaggagggagatggcgaAACTCTCCCAGCTCCTGGTGGAGAAAgacgaggaggtggaggacctgAGAGCGAGACTGGAGGAGGGctatggagagagggatagacagaAGGAGGcgctgaggaggggtgaggaggagcggaggagttTGAATGCAGAGCTGAGgaaggagcaggtggagggacagagactGAGGACCAGACTGGAGGAGCTGCAGAGGGGACAGCAGGCCCtagcggaggagagaggaactcGTATGGAGAGGCTAGGGGCACGGGTCCGGGAGCTGGAGGAAGAGCGGGATCACCTGTCTGTTGAGgtgatgaggaaggagagagaggcgggaacGCTGAAAGACGAGAtaagcagagagaagagagagaaggacaagtCCAGCGCATCGCTGAGAAGGGTGGAAGAAGAACTGAGAGGTGCGAAAGAGAGCAATGAGGTTATGGGCCTAAAACTGGAAACCATGAAAGATCAG GGTTCAGAGGTGAGCCGACTGAGGGAGCGGtggagacaggaagtgcaggAAAAGGAGGCGGAGAACCAGaagatgaggctggggctgaaggcagggctgcaggagaTGTCCAACCTGAAGGAGCTACTGGAGGAGAGCCACCgcgagggggagaggctgaggggcctcctgcaggagaggagggacgaggtggtgaggagcagggaggagagcctCCGGGCGgccaggggggaggtggaggagctccGTTCCAGGACCAGGACGGTGGAGCTGGAGCgcagggagctggagaggaggctgAGGCTGAAAGAGGCGGAGGCGGCCGAGGCTCTCGGGGCTAAGGAGATGCTGGAGAAGTGCAGAGAGGCGAAGGAGGAGCTGAGGGCTCGgttggaggagaaagaggctgAGATCGAGGAGGTTCTTGCCGAGAAAGAGCTGGTGGTCCAGAGACACAGGGTGCAGGAGGAGAAACTAAAagcgagggaggtggaggttggACTGAAAGACGAAGAGCTAAAGGAAGCGTTGggagaaaaggaaagggtgGAAGAGGACCTGAGAGGGATGCAAGATAGAGAAATGGAGCATACCAGAACCATAGCTAGGCTGGATGTCCTGGAGGAACAGAGGATGGAGCTGAGCTCTCTGGCTGCTGAGAGAATCAAGGATGCGGAGGAGCTGAAAGAGAGGCTGCGAGAagcggaaggagagaggaaagcgagagagagagacgtggagaGGCTACAACagaagatggaggagctggcacggggagaagaggagaaactgCAGCAGAAGGAACGAGGGATGGAGATCCTCACAAagaggatgaaggagaaggagagggagtttGAGCAGATGAAGGAGAGGGTCCTGGAAggacagaagaggagggaggacctCCAACAAGCTGAACAGGAATCCCTGAGAAGAATGGAGCTCATGACGAACATactcagagagaaggagagtgaactggagagagtcagagagaatgcctgcaagggagaaagggaaCGGCAGCAACTACAGGAGCTGTTGGACGAGCAAAAACGAGAAATGTTTGAACTGAGGAAGAGGATAGAGTCtacggagagaggggagactgaTGGAGACAGGGGCCTGAGAGAAagggtggacctgaggggaggcagGACAAACGGAGGAGGCTTTAAAGGTGAGGTGTGGgaggaagcgggtcaccggccgccggagagtgagggggagttgGCTGTCCTGAGGGAGCGTgtgtcctccctgctcctggaaAGAGAGGAGACCAACCACCTGCTgagcgagagggagacagagttcTACACCCTGacccagagagcagaggagctTGGGAAGGATCGGGACCGGGTCAGAGTCGCCCTCGAGAAAACAGAGGCTGCCTTGATTGGTTATCAGGAAAAGGCTCACCAGCAGAACCAGAGCAAGTCGGCAGGGACTAGCTCACCTCAG GGGATTAGACAGGGGGAGGGCTCTGGGTCTGACCCCGCAGTCCAGGACCGGCTGGGGGTCATGCAGAGGGCCGTGGCCCAGTTGGAGGTGGACCAGAGACAGCTACAGAAGAGGAACAACCAGCTGGAGCAGCGCACAGAGAGGCTGCGGGCCGAGAGACAGCACCTCAGAGAAGCACTGACACAG gtggaggaggagagagggagagtgcacCACCAGCTGTCCCAGCTGCAGGCCGGTAGTAGCCGGAGCCCAAGAACTCAG GAGTCCAGAGGGTTGGACCGCCcggagggagaggagctggagcaTCTGAGGACCAGAGTAAAGGAGCTGGACGACCAG GTCCATCATCTGAGGCTGACACTGGCAATGGATCACCACCAGAGGGCGCAGTTTCTCCAACGCTCCTCCAGGAACAGCCAGTGGCTGGTGTCTCTGAGACAGGACCTCAGCGACTCGCTGGCAATGGTCTCAAGGCAACCAATCCCCTCTGTTCTGGAGAATGAGACTCAGCGATTGGACAGGAGTCTAAAGGAGGAAGAGCTTAGGTTATCTCTCAGTCAAAGTTGA